The Equus przewalskii isolate Varuska chromosome 8, EquPr2, whole genome shotgun sequence genome has a window encoding:
- the ANXA13 gene encoding annexin A13 isoform X2, with product MGNRHAKVKSPQGFDVDQDVKKLNKACKGMGTDETTIIEILSSRTSDERQQIKQKFKASYGKELEEVLKSELSGNFKKAALALLDRPSEYDARQLQKAMKGLGMNEALLIEVLCTRTNKEIIAIKEAYQRLFGRSLESDVKGDTSGNLKKILVSLLQANRDERGDVDKDLAGQDAKDLYDAGEGRWGTEELAFNEVLAKRSHKQLRATFQAYQMLIGKDIEEAIEAETSGDLQKAYLTLVRCARDHQGYFADRLYKSMKGAGTDEETLIHIIVTRAEVDLQGIKAKFQEKYQKSLSDMVHSDTSGDLQKLLVALLH from the exons GCCAAAGTGAAAAGTCCTCAGGGTTTCGATGTGGATCAAGATGTCAAAAAGCTGAACAAAGCCTGCAAAGGAATGG GAACTGATGAAACAACCATCATTGAAATCCTATCAAGCAGGACATCGGATGAGAGGCAACAAATAAAGCAGAAGTTCAAGGCGTCGTATGGCAAG gagctggaggaggtgcTCAAGAGTGAGCTGAGTGGAAACTTCAAGAAGGCGGCCTTGGCCCTTCTGGACCGTCCCAGCGAATACGATGCTCGGCAGCTGCAGAAGGCCATGAAGGGTCTGGGCATGAATGAGGCACTGCTCATTGAGGTCCTGTGCACAAGAACCAACAAG GAAATCATCGCCATCAAAGAGGCCTACCAAAGGT taTTTGGCAGGAGTCTTGAATCAGATGTCAAAGGTGATACAAGTGGAAACCTAAAAAAAATTCTGGTGTCCCTGCTACAG GCTAATCGTGATGAAAGAGGTGATGTGGACAAAGATCTAGCTGGCCAGGATGCCAAAGATCTGTACGAT GCAGGGGAAGGCCGCTGGGGCACCGAGGAGCTTGCCTTCAATGAAGTCCTGGCCAAGAGGAGCCACAAGCAGTTACGAGCCACCTTTCAAGCCTATCAAATG CTCATTGGCAAAGACATCGAAGAGGCCATCGAAGCAGAAACATCAGGAGATCTGCAGAAGGCCTACTTAACCCTCG TGAGGTGTGCCCGGGACCACCAGGGCTATTTTGCTGACCGTCTGTACAAGTCCATGAAGGGTGCGGGCACTGATGAGGAGACGCTAATTCACATCATTGTGACCAGGGCTGAG GTGGACCTTCAGGGCATAAAAGCAAAGTTCCAAGAGAAGTACCAGAAGTCTCTCTCTGACATGGTTCACTCGGACACCTCTGGGGACCTCCAGAAACTTCTGGTGGCCCTCTTGCACTGA